The genomic segment GTTCCCTTGTTAAATTCCTCAATGTTTATATTTCAGCTATAGTTGGTCCTCGTCGTTCAGAGAAGTGAATTTAGACATATACATCAACAATATACTTTTCATTTTTCTCTCTGTACATCTCATTGCTTTAAAAAGTACTGATTGTTACACCGATCTTCATTTCTATATTCTATAAGATCGATAAAATCCCTATATTACATTGAATTGAGTAACCCATGAATAAATAAAATATGGTGCCGTCATACATTAGATAACCTCCCCCATTTGGGCGATAATACAACTATCAGAACTAACGTTTCATCGTAAAAAGAAAAGAGGTGTGGTCATGAAACCGGTCATCCCATTATGTGGATGATATGAGTCAAGCAACCTCTATACTTGAATAACATTTGTTGAATCCCTTACTTGATAAGAACTGTAGACCATATTTACGATAGACTTTTCCAAGTAAATAGTCTAACAATAACGAGGATTAGAAGATCAATCATTTTGGGTGAATTTATTACTGACTCCGTTAATATTTAACACTGACACAAATAAAGGGAAGAAAAACGCCTTAAATTAAGGCGTTTTTCTTCCCTTTATTCAATTATTACTGCCCTGTTACACCTTCTCATTTGGCTATAAACAATCCGGTGGTTCAATAAGAGTACTATGAAAGTTCATTTACTAGTTGTTCTGTTGTAATTATTTTCGCGAACTCCTCATGCAAAGTTGCAATAGAAACATTGTGTATCACTTCTGCATCGTAATATGTACCATTTTGATCCGTCATACCAAAGGCTGCTGTTGCATCTGAAATAAGGTATGTATTGAATCCTAAATTACCGCTCATTCTTGTAGTCGTAGAAACACAATGAGGCGTGGTCAATCCTGCGATTACAACCGTTGAGATATCATTTTGTTTTAGATATTCTTCTAAATTTGTACCAATAAAACCGCTATTTACTTTCTTTGTGATCACTACTTCTTCAGCAGTAGGTTCAACCAATTTTTTAATTGCAAATCCAGCATTCTTAGGATGAAATACGGAATCTGGATTATCTGACATATGTTGAATATGGATTACTTTCCACCCTTTTTCCCTCCATAATGTCAGGATCTCACTAATATTTTCTTCGGCATGAAGATTATTTCGTTCTCCCCATTTTTTATCATCAAAAGCTTTTTGCACATCTATGATAATTAAAGCTTGGTTTCTTTTATCCATCACTAATCCTCCTAATTTCCCATACAATTAAAACATACAGACTAATCACGATTTAATCAATCATTTGTAGCTTGTATCCTCCACTAATTAAATGATTACTTCACCGCATTGATTAATGGTAAAAAAAGAATAAAGGAATATTAATGACTTTATCAAAACTTTATCAAAGCTTTATAAAATTACTATCTAGTCATTACGAACACATTAACTTCCTCTTGTACGATTAATAAAAAGAGGGAGGAATTTTTATGGTGAATATCAGGTTACGCAAAAACGAAACTTTTATTATAAGTAAACCAGGTGAAAGAGGATGACCGAAACCAGAAATGTACCTATCAGAAAAATAATTATTTTTGCACTTACTTATTGTCTTATTTTTGCAATTCGTTTCTTCCAGCATCTGTATACGGTCGAAGTAAGGTCAGCCATGACACTCATGTTATATACCGTGCTTTTTATCGCAGGAATCTTTTTATTTCGCCAGCATCTGGCTGATAGTTGGCAACTTCTGAAGAAATCCATTTCTTGTAGCTTATTGTTACTGATTGGCTTCTACTTCATTTTCATCTTATTTTCTGTTTTGGCTTACTACTTGTTACCTATCGGTGATGCAACCAATGATCAAAATGTTTATCAGATCGCAAGGGCATTTCCTCCAATTCTCATTCTCGCTATTCTTGGTATTATGGGGCCGATAGTAGAAGAATTTGTATACCGGCATTTGCTGATCTACAGATTATCAAGTCGTATACCCGTATGGGGTTGTGTGTTGCTATCAAGCATTTTGTTTGGATTACTGCATATGCACAGTTTCTCTGACCTCACAAACATCGTGCCTTATTTAACAATTAGCCTTATACTTGGCACATTGTACGTCGTTTCTAAATACAACTTGCTTGTTCCAATTATTTTTCATACATTTAACAATCTAAGCGCCTTGATCCCACTAGTCCTGTATACGTAAAATGACATTTTAGTTTAAATCAAGCAGTAAAATCTACACCAGAGGAGGCCTGACGTTGAATAAGAAAGTCTTAATAATTGAGGATGAGACTGAACTAGCAGATATAATTAGGGATTATCTCAAGAAGGATAACTTTGAAGTTATCATCTGCAATTCAGGGAATGAAGCGTTAACCATTTTCAATAAAGTGCAGCCTGATATTATTTTGCTAGATTTAATGTTGCCAGGAATTGATGGGCTAGAAATTTTGAGGAATATTCGGCTACAGTCTACACTGCCTGTCATTATTATCAGTGCAAAGGAAACAGAACTAGATCGTATCTTAGGGTTAGGATTAGGTGCGGATGATTACGTGGTGAAGCCGTTTTCTATAAAGGAACTTGTAGCAAGGGTAAAAGCCCAACTAAGAAGAGCAACGACATTTACAAACTTACAAACTGATGAAAAGTCAGTCTTAAAATTTTGCGATATACAAGTAAATAGGATATCCAGAGTAGTCAAAAAATCCGGAGTTGAAATTCAATTTACCGCAAAAGAGTTTGATATCCTTTCATTCCTGTTGTCCCATCCAAATCAAGTTTTTTCAAAACAGCATCTGTATGATCAAGTATGGGGATTTGATGAATACGGGGACTTAAACACTGTGGTTATCCATATTCAAAAAATTAGAGATAAACTCGCGTTGGCAAATTGCATCGTCACTGTTCGTAGTGTAGGTTATCGGTTTAACGGTGATTTACTATGAAACGAGGATTAATATCGACATTAAAATCTATTCTCATCCTGCTCATAATTTCGCCTTTGCTTATGGGCCTATTACTGGTGGGATTTAGTTCGTCAAGAGAACAATTACTTTTCATTATTTCTATAAGCCTCTTTTTTGCTATTCCTTATATTCTTGTAACAATGGTGCTAACCCGTTTTATAAAAATAAGAGTGGTTAAGCCTTTAGAGGAATTAACACAAGTATCGAACGAAATTCTTTCAGGAAACCTCGATTTCCCCATTAATTATGATCGAAATGATGAGATTGGTAGATTTGCTACTCATTTTGAAAAAATGCGATTGAGTTTAAAGAAAAACAAGGCGGAACAAATGGTCTTTGAACAAAAACGTAGACAGTTTATCACAAACATTACCCATGATTTAAAGACACCCTTAGCCTCTATCAGTGGTTATGTTGAGGGGTTAGGAGATGGGATGGCTGTTGACGAAGAAGACTTTCAAAAATACCTAAAAGTGATTGATAAAAAAGTGAAAGAACTGGATACTTTGATTGGTCAATTAAAGGTATTCAATGAATCCGAGGGAGATCAGCTACCTACAAAGGGTGAAGTGCTCTATGCAAAGGACCTTCTAGAAGATTTATACGAAACGTGTGGGGTGGATGTAGCCTTACAGGGAATACCTTGTGTTTTGATCAATGAAATAGAGAATGATTGTCGAATTAAAGTGGATCAGGACCATATGCAAAGGGTGGTTAGTAATTTAGTCAATAACGCTACCAGGTATGCAATGAATACATTTGAAATGAAAGGCTGGAATAATCATCAAACGATTTACATTTCGGTTGCAAATGATGGACATCACTTGCAACCGGAAGAGTTATCTAAACTATTTGATAGATATTATTCTGGTGAATATAGAAATGGAAACCCTAAAGGACATCTAGGGATTGGGTTGAGTATATCAAAGAATCTAGTTCATTTAATGCAAGGTGAAATAAAAGCTTCTATAAATAAGAATAGATTTATCATAACGATTGAATTGCCGATTTATGATGAAGGAATTTAAAAAGAATTACAACTCTTTATATATCATATTGCTGAAGAAAATAATTACAGTATCTTGTCTTTATAAAGTACCTTGTTCACATCATGTCTTACTGTTTTATGACCGGCTGTAGTTCCTTTACCAATCGCTATAAGCAAAACGTCTAAATACCTTTCAGATATATTTAAAGTCGCCTTTAATTGTTTAGAATCATAACCTGACATAGTGATTGTTTCAAAACCAGCTTCATTTGCTAATAAAATTAAGGACATTGAAGCAAGACTTACATCTCTAGTTAATTCTAACTTTAAATCTTCAGCTGATTTATTTGCATAGTAATTAATTGCAGCGTTAGCTAGGTGGTCCCTTAATGATTCATCAAAATAGCCTGCTTGAAAGCCCTCCTCATGTATCTTAATGATACTATCCTTATCAAAAGCTTGATAATCACCAAGAATGACAATACGGTATCAACAATATTAATTCTACTTGTCACTTCTCAACTATTTGTTGAGTATTGTCTTTTCTACTTGAAAACCAAATAAACTTCCACATAGCTTAGCACTAATTTTCACCCTAACTATTGATTAGAAAACCTTCTCAATCTATGAGATAATAGGAGAACTAACGTTTTTTCCTTATCAGTGAAAGAGGTCTTGTCATGAAACCAGTAATTTTAGCCGAAAAGCCAAGCCAAGCGAAGGCATACGCAGACGCTTTTTCTGTACGGCGACATGAAGGCTATTTAGAGTTATTGCCCTCCCCTATTTTTTCTGAAGGTGCATATATTACATGGGGAATCGGCCATCTTGTCGAACTAAAAGAACCTAAAGAGTACGATCCGAAATGGGCCAAGTGGTCGCTTGCCAGTTTGCCAATATTGCCGGAACGCTATGAGTTTCAGGTCGCAAAGGATAAAACCAAGCAGTTCGCCATTGTAAAAAAGCTGATTAAAGCTACTGATACTGTCATTAATGCTTGTGATGTGGACCGTGAAGGATCGAATATCTTCTATAGTATTTATTATCAAACAGGCGCCAAAAACCAAACGATAAAGCGGCTTTGGATTAATTCGCTGGAAGTCGATGAAGTGCGCAAAGGATTCGCGAATTTACAAGACAATCGCAAAGATCTTCTGATGTATGAGGAGGCGAAAGCCCGACAAATTAGTGACTGGCTTGTCGGGATGAATGGTTCTCGGCTCTATTCCCTTCTGTTGCAAGCACGCGGCATTCGAGATGTGTTTTCAATCGGACGTGTGCAATCGCCGACTGTTTACCTTATTTATCAGCGGCAAATAGAAATTGAAGCATTCGTTTCTGAACCATTTTATGAAATCGAAGCGACGTTTACTGCCGCAAACGGGACATATAAAGGTAAGGTCAAAGCAAAGGATTCGAAAAGAGAAATTATCCGGGACCTTCTCGCAAAACATAATATCCATCCGAAATCACCTGGTGTAGTTACTTCGGTAGAAACGGTCGATAAACGGACGCCGCCTCCACAGCTACATGCACTGTCTACACTACAGGCAACGGCAAACCGCCTATGGAAAATAAGTCCTGCGAATGTATTGAAGACAATGCAAGGGCTCTATGAAAAGAAGCTCGTGACGTATCCAAGGACGGATTCCAGGTATATCACACCAAGTGAATTCACCTATCTCGCTGGACAAGTAACCGAGTATCAGCAGCTTATCGGTCATACTTTCCCTGTCGCATCACTCGCTCCGAAAAAGCGCTATGTCGACAGTTCAAAAGTACAGGAGCATTATGCAATCATTCCAACGAAGAAAATTCCTTCACAAGGGGTACTTGCTGGGCTCTCGACCATCGAGCGTAACTTATATGAAGAAGTTGTCCGCACCACACTCGCTATGTTCCATACTGATTATCTGTACACTGAAACGAAAGTGACGACAGAAGTCAACAAGCTCCCATTCTTCACAATCGGGAAGACGGAACGCGATAAGGGCTGGAAAGCATTGTTCATCCGTTCGGCGAAAGAAAATGACAAAGACAAGGACGAGCCAACGCTACCGCCACTTGTGATGCACGAACCTGTGGAAAGTGATATCGGCATTAAAGAAGGCAAAACGATGCCGCCGAAACCGTATACAGAAGGCCAACTTATCGCGATGATGAAAACATGCGGAAAACTTGTCGAGGATAAAAAAGAGACCGATATTTTAAAAGAAATTGAAGGACTCGGTACAGAAGCTACCCGAAGTGGAATCATCGAAACGATCAAACGGCATGCTTATATCGACGTAACAAAAAACATCGTTTCCATTACGGATAAAGGGCGCATTCTCTGCCAAGCAATCGAAGGGAATCTTCTCGCAAGCCCGTCCATGACTGCTAAATGGGAAGCGTATTTGCGAAAAATCGGCAACGGTGAAGGAACACAGGAACGTTTTCTCGGCAGCATTGCGAAGTTCATCAACAGCTTATTGGAAGAAGTACCGGGCCAATTAAACGCCAAGCCCATTGATGCAAAACTAGCTGCCAATGTAGTGAGCAAGATGCCTCAACGGACTTCCTATCAACAAGTCGAAGTCGCTCCATGCCCTGCTTGTAAAGAAGGTATGATTATTGCACGCAAAGAATTCTACGGCTGTAGCGCCTATGCAAGTGGCTGCAAGCAGACTTTTCCTGCTGTCTTTTTGAAAAAAAAGCTCACGCCTACTCAAGTTAAACTTCTCTGTACGAAAGGGAAAACGAATGTTATAAAAGGTTTCGTCTCCAATTCTGATAAGAAGTTTGATGCGAGCTTAACGCTCGTAAATGGGAAAATAAATATTGAGTTTTAATTTCACACAAAAAAGTCACCTCCTTTTCAAATCAAGGAAGTGACTTTTTGTGTTGAATTAATCTATCATACTGTAATCGCTTATCGTTTACTTTCTTTTTCAGTTAAAAATGTAATAATAACAAACAATGCAAAGCTAATGAGTAAAATTGTTCCACCAACGATGTACAGAATAAGTGACAGTGTTTCATTCACCCCAAACGGTCGCATGAATTGTAGCCACATACCTGACGTCAGACCGATTGCTCCGATAATCCCAGTCCATCCATGAATCGCAATCAGTTTTTTTGCTCGGACTTTGTAAATTCGATAGAAGACGCCCCAAGCAAATAGAGACAACCAACCAACTAATAGAATGTGCGCGTGAATTGGACGGAATGCAGGTGATCCTGCTCCGGCCATATGTGAACCTAATACTGTACCGATCAAACCAAAAATTGCTGCTATACGAATCAATCGTAGACTCCATTTTGCTTCCATATTAAATTCCTCCTGTAATGTTAATGTTATACCCTTATCTTAAACATCCTATATGAACGCAAGATGAACAGGACATTACAACTTCGGAAACACCACAGTAAAAGTCGTACCCTGCCCTTTACGACTAACAGCGTTAATTGTTCCACCATGCAGTTTAACAACCTGCATGACGATCGATAAGCCAAGTCCTGTTCCGCCTGTTTCCTGTGTTCTCGAGTCATCTGCTCGGTAAAAACGGTCAAAAATGCGCTCAAGTCCCTCTTCATCAATGCCAATTCCATTGTCTTGGATAAGAACTGTAACATGATCCGGCTGTTCGGTTAACACGACTTCAATTGCACCGCCAATCTCTGTATACTTTAGTGCATTCGATAGCAGGTTTTCCCAAACTTTCTCAAGAAATGCAGGGTCTCCGGTGAAACGAACTTCTTCAAGATCCATTTCTAACGTCATTTCTTTCTCTTCAAGCAACCATCTAAACTTGCGGACCGTCTCCTTCAACTGCATGTCCAAGTCAAAGGTCTTCTTTTCGAGTGGGGATGATAACTGATCGAGTGATGTGAGAAGCAGCAACTGTTTCGTCAATGAAGACAATCGTTCCGTTTCGGATTGGATAACGTTAGCATAACTTTTCCGTGAATCTTCCGTGAGTTTATCGTCCAACAACAGCTCTGCATATCCTTTTATATTAAGCAACGGTGACTGGAAATCATGCGACACATCGCTTATGAATTCTTTGCGTATCCGATCATTTTCACTAAGTTTCCTCGTCATCAGCTGAAAGCTTTTCGCCAGTTGCCCAATTTCATCTTTTCGATTAATATCGAGCGTTCCAGAGAACTGTTCTTCGCCAACTTTTTTCGTCGCGGCAGTTAACTCTGTAATGGGATCAATCAACATTTTAGCCACAATCAGCATCGCCAGCAAACTGATAATTGCCATGATCAGCACCATCCCACCAAGGATATAGTGCACTTCCGTAAAGAGCATCTTAATGTCTGGGCGTAGAAAAAGGGCGTATGTTTCCCCACTATATTCAAAGGGCACCCCCACGGTGTTTGCTAATTCATTCGAGAAAAATCCGGTTACGAACGTTTCGCCTGGGAGATCTCTCATCCCGTGATACACGTCACCATTCAATACCTGTTCTACAACGTTGTTTGAAAGATTTTCTACCCGAAATACTTCCCCATACATCGTGGCTTCTTGGTTTTCATTGACAACGTAGAGCTTATACCCGACCGCAGACTGCGTTTCAAGGTAATTTACCAGATCTAATTCCTTATCCGATTCAATGAATGACGCAATGCTTTTCGCAATGCTCATATTCTTCTCGTCGTTTTGCCCTTTCAGCTGTTGATGGTAATATGTATTGACCGCTAGAAATGCAATCAGCGCACTTGCTATCATGATAACGGTTGTCATCGCGATAAATTTTCCGTACAGCGATCTCATGATGGTGACACTTCAAGCTTATACCCAACACCTCGCACTGTTAAGATGGTCACTTCCCCTGTCAGCTTCACCAATTTGTCTCGAATTCGCTTGATATGAACGTTTAACGTCTGTTCATCGCCCTCATAGTCATAACCCCATACCCGTTCAATTAGTATTTCCCTTGTAAATACATGATTTGACCGTGATGCCAAAACCGAAAGTAATTCAAACTCCTTTAACGGCAGAAGAAGCACTTTCTTGCCAACAGAGACTTCATAGCTCTGCCGATTTATTTTCATCGGTCCAGCTTGAATGAACACATCAACTGCTTTATCGTATCTGCGCAAAATTGCATTTATCCGAAATAACAATTCTCTCGGCTCGAACGGTTTTACAACATAATCATCGGAACCCGCAAGGAACCCTTTTTCCTTATCTTCTAGCTCCCCTTTAGCCGTCAGCAATAAAACCGGTATATCCGCCTCTGCCCTAAGCTTCTTCGTCAACTTATAGCCGTCCATTCTTGGCATCATCACGTCCACGACTGCCAAATCAGGTAAGTCCTTTTCCAATAACTCCAGCGCCTCAAAACCATCCGATGCTTTCATAACTGTATACCCGGCCTGTGTCAGCTGAATGCTCACAAGCTCCAAAATATTAGGATCATCGTCTACCACCAATATCTTCATCATGTTACGCGCCTCCTCTTTCTACCGGATGACCTCCGCCATTCCGCATTTAACAAACCTGACAGCAAAATAATAACCGCCGTCAAATAAAACCAAATAACAAGTAGGATAATACCCGACAATTGTCCATATAAGCGAGTATAGTCAACGTTCGAAACATAGCTCCCGAACACAAGTGAAAATAACTGCCAACCAATAGCAGAAAAGAGTGCTCCCGGAAGTGCTTCTTTAAACTTCATCTTACCTGTTGGCACCACTTTATAAAACAATAAGAAGAATAGAAACAGAAACAACGTTCCCAAACCCCATTTAACATTCGGCCAAATATAAAACCAACCTTGCCATTCCTCAATCGTATCGTAATAAGTCACAACTCTATATAAAGCCTTTTCAATAATTGGAAGAAACAATGATAACGGAATGACTAACATAAAAAGAAGCGTTACTCCAAGATCACGTATCAGTACTTTCCAATATGCATAGCGACGTACATAGCCATTCGCCAGGTCAAGTGAACGCGCAAGCGACTGTACAGCCATGGAAGTAATCCAGAACGCTGCTACAAGGCTTGCATATAGCACCTTCCCATGCCCTTTATTGAGAACCGCACGAACATTTTCCTCTATTACAGTAAACGCTTCATCAGGCGTGAAAGGCCTGAGAAATGTCAAAAGCATCTCTTCATCAACGGGAAACAAACTGAGTAAGGAAAGGATGAAAAGAAAAAATGGAAACATGGACAATAAAAGATAGTATGCAGTCTGTGCTGCCTGATCAAAAAAGCGTTCATTAAAAAAACGAACCACTACATTTTTAATAATTGTCATTTGCAACCCCCTCTACTTCAATATACCCTATTCTAAAGAATGCCATAGGATAACTATAAAGGGATATAGAATATTTATAGAGGTGAATTGTATTAAGTTATTGGTTGAGAGTAGGTGCCTCGGACCGATCAGATAATCCTGGTAACGATCATATCCATTGCTAGCCGATCACATAACACTGGTAACGATCATAACCCATTGCTAACCAATCACATAACACTGGTAACGATCATATCCCATTGCTAACCAATCATATAATCATGGCAACGATCATATCCCATTGCTAACCGATCATATAACACTGGCAACGATCATATCCCATCGCTAACCAATCACATAACACTGGCAACGATCATATCCCATCGCTAACCGATCACATAACACTGGCAACGATCATATCCCATTGCTAATTAATCACATATCTCATCCTTAACCAATTATATAACCAATGAGATTAATTCCAAATGCAGATTTCCGACAATAAAGAACTATTCCTTTTTTCGACCACATACCCATAAACTCTCCAAAAAGTTAACATTAAAAATAAACACAAAAAAAGCCACTACCTATAAGGTAATGACCTTTCAATGAGACCGGCGACGTCCTACTCTCGCAGGGGGAAACCCCCAACTACCATCGGCGCTGAAGAGCTTAACTTCCGTGTTCGGGATGGGAACGGGTGTGACCTCTTCGCAATCGTCACCAGACTCTTTGAGCTTGTTCGCTCAAAACTGAATAAAACAGACATTGTGCTACACGAATCAGGGTAATCAAGCCCTTTTCAAAATTGGTTAAGTCCTCGATCGATTAGTATCCGTCAGCTCCACACGTCGCCGTGCTTCCACCCCAGACCTATCAACCTCATCTTCTTTGAGGGATCTTACTTACTTGCGTAATGGGAAATCTCATCTCGAGGGGGGCTTCATGCTTAGATGCTTTCAGCATTTATCCCGTCCATACATAGCTACCCAGCGATGCCTTTGGCAAGACAACTGGTACACCAGAGGTATGTCCATCCCGGTCCTCTCGTACTAAGGACAGCTCCTCTCAAATTTCCTGCGCCCGCGACGGATAGGGACCGAACTGTCTCACGACGTTCTGAACCCAGCTCGCGTACCGCTTTAATGGGCGAACAGCCCAACCCTTGGGACCGACTACAGCCCCAGGATGCGATGAGCCGACATCGAGGTGCCAAACCTCCCCGTCGATGTGGACTCTTGGGGGAGATAAGCCTGTTATCCCCGGGGTAGCTTTTATCCGTTGAGCGATGGCCCTTCCATGCGGAACCACCGGATCACTAAGCCCGTCTTTCGACCCTGCTCGACTTGTAGGTCTCGCAGTCAAGCTCCCTTATGCCTTTGCACTCTACGAATGATGTCCAACCATTCTGAGGGAACCTTTGGGCGCCTCCGTTACTCTTTAGGAGGCGACCGCCCCAGTCAAACTGCCCGCCTGACACTGTCTCCTGCCCCGATAAGGGGCATGGGTTAGAAGTCCAATACAGCCAGGGTAGTATCCCACCAACGCCTCATCCGAAGCTAGCGCTCCGGAATCCAAGGCTCCTACCTATCCTGTACAGGCTGCACCGGAATTCAATATCAGGTTACAGTAAAGCTCCACGGGGTCTTTCCGTCCTGTCGCGGGTAACCTGCATCTTCACAGGTATTATAATTTCACCGAGTCTCTCGTTGAGACAGTGCCCAGATCGTTACGCCTTTCGTGCGGGTCGGAACTTACCCGACAAGGAATTTCGCTACCTTAGGACCGTTATAGTTACGGCCGCCGTTTACTGGGGCTTCAATTCGAAGCTTCGCTTGCGCTGACCTCTCCTCTTAACCTTCCAGCACCGGGCAGGCGTCAGCCCCTATACTTCACCTTGCGGTTTTGCAGAGACCTGTGTTTTTGCTAAACAGTCGCCTGGGCCTATTCACTGCGGCTCTCTCGGGCTTTAACACCCTACCAGAGCACCCCTTCTCCCGAAGTTACGGGGTCATTTTGCCGAGTTCCTTAACGAGAGTTCTCTCGATCACCTTAGGATTCTCTCCTCGCCTACCTGTGTCGGTTTGCGGTACAGGCACCTCCCGCCTCGCTAGAGGCTTTTCTTGGCAGCGTGAAATCAGGGACTCAGGGATAAATCCCCTTGCTGTAACAGCTCAATGTTATAGGAACGGGATTTGCCTCATTCCACACCTCACTGCTTAGACGCGCATAACCAACAGCGCGCTCACCCTATCCTACTGCGTCACCCCATTGCTCAAACGGCGGGGAGGTGGTACAGGAATATCAACCTGTTGTCCATCGTCTACGCCTTTCGGCCTCAACTTAGGTCCTGACTAACCCTGAGCGGACGAGCCTTCCTCAGGAAACCTTGGGCATTCGGTGGAAGGGATTCTCACCCTTCTTTCGCTACTCATACCGGCATTCTCACTTCCAAGCGCTCCACCAGTCCTTACGGTCTAGCTTCGACGCCCTTGGAACGCTCTCCTACCACTGACATCTAAGATGTCAATCCACAGTTTCGGTGATTCGTTTAGCCCCGGTACATTTTCGGCGCAGCGCCACTCGACCAGTGAGCTATTACGCACTCTTTAAATGATGGCTGCTTCTAAGCCAACATCCTGGTTGTCTGGGCAACGCCACATCCTTTTCCACTTAACGAATACTTGGGGACCTTAACTGGTGGTCTGGGCTGTTTCCCTCTCGACTACGGATCTTATCACCCGCAGTCTGACTCCCAAACATAAATCATCGGCATTCGGAGTTTGTCTGAATTCGGTAACCCGGGATGGGCCCCTAGTCCAAACAGTGCTCTACCTCCGAGATTCTTAAGTTTGAGGCTAGCCCTAAAGCTATTTCGGAGAGAACCAGCTATCTCCAGGTTCGATTGGAATTTCACCGCTACCCACACCTCATCCCCGCACTTTTCAACGTACGTGGGTTCGGGCCTCCAGTAAGTGTTACCTTACCTTCACCCTGGACATGGGTAGATCACCTGGTTTCGGGTCTACGACCCCATACTCTATCGCCCTATTCAGACTCGCTTTCGCTGCGGCTCCGCATTCACTGCTTAACCTTGCATGGAATCGTAACTCGCCGGTTCATTCTACAAAAGGCACGCCATCACCCATTAACGGGCTCTGACAACTTGTAGGCACATGGTTTCAGGATCTATTTCACTCCCCTTCCGGGGTGCTTTTCACCTTTCCCTCACGGTACTGGTTCACTATCGGTCACTAGGGAGTATTTAGCCTTGGGAGATGGTCCTCCCGGATTCCGACGGAATTTCACGTGTTCCGCCGTACTCAGGATACACTCTGGAGAGAATGGACTTTCAACTACGGGGCTTTTACCCGCTACGGCGGACCTTTCCAGGTCGCTTCGTCTAATCCATTCCTTTGTAACTCCGTATAGAGTGTCCTACAACCCCAAGAAGCAAGCTTCTTGGTTTGGGCTCTTCCCGTTTCGCTCGCCGCTACTCAGGGAATCGATTTTTCTTTCTATTCCTCCGGATACTTAGATGTTTCAGTTCTCCGGGTGTGCCTCGTTTACGCTATGTATTCACGTAAACGTACTGTCCCATTATGGACAGTGGGTTTCCCCATTCGGAAATCTCCGGATCAAAGCTTACTTACAGCTCCCCGGAGCATATCGGTGTTAGTGCCGTCCTTCTTAGGCTCCTAGTGCCAAGGCATCCGCCATGCGCCCTTTCTAACTTAACCCTTTGGTTTTCAACAAG from the Sporosarcina psychrophila genome contains:
- a CDS encoding HAMP domain-containing sensor histidine kinase; protein product: MRSLYGKFIAMTTVIMIASALIAFLAVNTYYHQQLKGQNDEKNMSIAKSIASFIESDKELDLVNYLETQSAVGYKLYVVNENQEATMYGEVFRVENLSNNVVEQVLNGDVYHGMRDLPGETFVTGFFSNELANTVGVPFEYSGETYALFLRPDIKMLFTEVHYILGGMVLIMAIISLLAMLIVAKMLIDPITELTAATKKVGEEQFSGTLDINRKDEIGQLAKSFQLMTRKLSENDRIRKEFISDVSHDFQSPLLNIKGYAELLLDDKLTEDSRKSYANVIQSETERLSSLTKQLLLLTSLDQLSSPLEKKTFDLDMQLKETVRKFRWLLEEKEMTLEMDLEEVRFTGDPAFLEKVWENLLSNALKYTEIGGAIEVVLTEQPDHVTVLIQDNGIGIDEEGLERIFDRFYRADDSRTQETGGTGLGLSIVMQVVKLHGGTINAVSRKGQGTTFTVVFPKL
- a CDS encoding response regulator transcription factor, whose product is MKILVVDDDPNILELVSIQLTQAGYTVMKASDGFEALELLEKDLPDLAVVDVMMPRMDGYKLTKKLRAEADIPVLLLTAKGELEDKEKGFLAGSDDYVVKPFEPRELLFRINAILRRYDKAVDVFIQAGPMKINRQSYEVSVGKKVLLLPLKEFELLSVLASRSNHVFTREILIERVWGYDYEGDEQTLNVHIKRIRDKLVKLTGEVTILTVRGVGYKLEVSPS
- a CDS encoding YihY/virulence factor BrkB family protein; the protein is MTIIKNVVVRFFNERFFDQAAQTAYYLLLSMFPFFLFILSLLSLFPVDEEMLLTFLRPFTPDEAFTVIEENVRAVLNKGHGKVLYASLVAAFWITSMAVQSLARSLDLANGYVRRYAYWKVLIRDLGVTLLFMLVIPLSLFLPIIEKALYRVVTYYDTIEEWQGWFYIWPNVKWGLGTLFLFLFFLLFYKVVPTGKMKFKEALPGALFSAIGWQLFSLVFGSYVSNVDYTRLYGQLSGIILLVIWFYLTAVIILLSGLLNAEWRRSSGRKRRRVT